The following are encoded in a window of Pectinophora gossypiella chromosome 24, ilPecGoss1.1, whole genome shotgun sequence genomic DNA:
- the LOC126377911 gene encoding uncharacterized protein LOC126377911: MLDKSIFGGSWESVISRDDYEIDYSPSPRGSPLKDTSNIQEDSYCISRHNPNKTFRRESVIASWKSLKKEREQALGKRIIYVDADNYEDYYGRNKVKRCKSERVANVPRIQKKVKRTYSVLYRYDPNEEKVVKEYKYQLPKDPEEPDFPIQRSVSEPFLRAETRTTKKKVKRSFTTLLNIKTKFLNIFSSKS, from the exons ATGTTGGATAAAAGCATCTTCGGCGGTAGTTGGGAGAGCGTG ATTTCACGCGATGACTACGAAATAGACTACAGTCCTAGCCCTAGAGGTTCACCTCTAAAGGACACATCCAACATTCAGGAGGATTCCTACTGCATCAGTCGGCACAACCCTAACAAGACCTTCAGGAGGGAATCAGTCATTGCATCGTGGAAGAGTTTGAAGAAAGAACGCGAACAGGCTTTAGGGAAGAGGATCATCTATGTAGACGCTGATAATTATGAAGATTACTACGGAAGGAATAAAGTCAAACGCTGCAAGAGTGAGAGGGTCGCTAATGTTCCGAGAATCCAAAAGAAAGTAAAGAGGACGTATTCAGTTCTCTACAGATACGATCCTAATGAAGAGAAGGTGGTTAAGGAGTACAAATACCAGCTGCCTAAAGACCCTGAAGAACCGGATTTTCCCATCCAAAGGTCGGTGTCAGAACCGTTTTTAAGAGCAGAAACTAGGACGACAAAGAAGAAAGTTAAACGGTCGTTCACCACCCTTTTGAACATCAAGACCAAATTCCTAAACATCTTCTCTTCTAAGAGCTAA